The Longimicrobiaceae bacterium genomic interval CTCCTGCCGACCCACCCCAACCCTCCGGCCGGTAGGGTGCGGACCTGCGTGTCCGCCCGTCCATCCGCCGCGACACCATATCCGCGCCGCGACATCCTCGCTACGGAAACGCGGAGGCACACACAGGTGCCCCCCTACCGAGACAGCAGCGCAAGCTTCGAAATTCGGACCCGACATTGCGGCATCGAAGGGCGCGGACCTGCGCGTCCACCCGCCTCTCCGCCGCGACACCGGACCGGAATCGCGAAGATCAGGCTCCCCTACCCCAGGCAGTTTTGGGGGAGGGGCTGGGGGAGGGGGCCCCCCTCGCCCCGGCGATCACCGCCTCCAGATGCGCCTCCGTCTGCTCCGCCGACGCATCCCATGTGAACCCGGCGGCGAACTCCAGCGCGCCGCGACCCAGGCGCTCCATCTCCGCCCGGTCGGCGGCGAGGGACCGCAGCGCGTCCGCCAGCGCGGGCACGTCCGCGTGGGGAACGATCAAGCCCGTGCGCCCGTGAACGACCGACTCGCGCAGGCCGGGCGAGTCGCTGACCACGGCGGGCGTGCCGCACGCCGCCGCCTCGATGTTCGTGATCCCCCAGCCCTCTTTCGGCGAGGGGAGGACCGTCGCCCAGGCGCGCCGCATCAGGTCGCGCTTGCGCTCCTCGCTCACGAAGCCCTCGAAGCTCACCCGGTCCTCCAGCCCCATCCGCTCCACGAGCGCACGCAGCCGCGGCTCCTCGTCCCCGCGCCCGGCGATCTGCAAGCGCGCAGCCACGCCCTCACCCTTGAGCCGCGCGATCGCCTCCACCGCCAGGTCCACGCGCTTGTACCGCTTGAGACGGCCGATGAAGAGGAACGTCGGCTCGGTCGCGCGATGCACCGCCGGGTCCGGGTGGAAGACGGCGAGGTCCACGCCGTTGTGGATGATGGCGATGTCCTCTCGGCGCAGACCGCGCGCCACCAGGTCGTCCGCCGTGCTCTCCGACACCGCCTCGGTCGGCACGCCGCGGTATACGAGGCCGATCGGACGTTCGAGCAGCCAGGTGGCCGCGGCGAACGGCGCCGCCGCCTCGCGGAAGGCCGTGGTGCCGAACAGGTGATGGACGAGCAGGACGAGCGGGCTGCGCGACCAGAACCGCGCGAACACCGGCACCTTGTTCAGGTCCTCCACCACCACGTCGAATCCCCGCTCGGCGAGATGCCGCCGGTAGTAGCCGGGGCAGACGACGTTGAACGTGTGGCGCGAGCCCACGCGGTGGACGTCCATCCCATCGAGCTGCACCCGCTTCGGGGCACCCTCCCAGCCGGAGACGAGCAGCGTCACCTCGTGCCCGCGCGCCGCCAGCCGGCCGAAGATCTCGTGGAGGTGCGTCTCGGCGCCGCCGGACAGAGGGTTCTCGCGGTCCTGCCAGTTGACGACCAGGACCTTCACGGAGCGCCCGCGGCCTCCCCGGGAGCGATGCGGCGCATCACCGCGTCCAGCACGCCGTTCACGAAGCGCGGGCTCTCGTTGGTCCCGTACTTCTCCGCCAGCTGCACCATCTCGCGGATGGTCATGCGCGGCGCCACGTCGTCCACGAAGCGCATCTCCGCCACACCCAGGCGCAGCACGTTGCGGTCGATGACGGCCAGGCGGTTCATCCGCCAGTTGGTCAGCGACTCCTCGATGTCCGAATCGATCTGCTTGATGTTGGCGACGACCAGGCGGACCAGGATCTCCGCGTAGGGACGGTTGGAGGCGGACACGCGCAGCTCGTCGAACAGCTCGGTGAGAACCCGCATCCCCGAATCGACCGTGGAGCCCTTCACCTCCCACGCGTACAGCGCCTGGAGCGCCCAGCCGCGGGCCCGGCTGCGGTTCCTCACTTCGCTTCCTCCGCCGCGAAGCGGGCGTACAGGTCGGCCATCTCCAGCGCCACCATCGCCGCGTCCCAGCCCTTGTTGCCCGCCTTGGTCCCCGCACGCTCGATCGCCTGCTCGATGCTGTCGGTGGTCAGCACGCCGAAGACCACGGGCACCTTCGCGTCCGCGCCGACCGCCGCCGTCCCGTTCGCCGCCGCGCCCGCCACGTAGTCGAAGTGCGGCGTGCCGCCACGGATCACGGCGCCCAGCGCGATCAGCGCGTCGAAGCGCCCGGTGCGCTCCAGCAGCCGCAGCGCGCCGGGAATCTCCCACGCGCCCGGCACCCACACGGCCTCGATCGCGTCGTCGTCCACGCCGTGGCGCAGCAGGCAGTCGCGCGCGCCGGCCAGCAGCTGCTTCGTCACCAGCTCGTTGAAGCGGCCCACGACGATGCCGAAGCGCCGTCCGTCGCCGCGGAGGAACCCGCTGTGCTCGATCATCCCGTCCCCGTCTCCCGAATATGGAATCTCCCGGCTCACGCCGGCAGCAGGTGCCCCATCTTGTCGCGCTTGGTGGCCAGGTACTCGTGGTTGTGCGGGTTGGGCGCGATCTCCAGCGGCACCTGCTCCGCCACCGACAGCCCGTACCCGTCGAGTCCGACGATCTTCTTCGGGTTGTTGGTCAGGAAGCGCACGGTGGTGAGCCCCAGGTCGAGCAGGATCTGCGCCCCGATGCCGTAGTCGCGGAGGTCGGGCAGGAAGCCGAGCGCCTCGTTGGCCTGCACGGTGTCCATCCCCTCGTCCTGCAGGTTGTACGCGCGCAGCTTGTTCACCAGCCCGATCCCCCGCCCTTCCTGGCGCAGGTACACGATCACGCCGCGCCCCTCCTGGTCGATCCGCCGCATGGCGGCGTCGAGCTGCTCGCCGCAGTCGCAGCGCATGGAGTGGAACACGTCGCCGGTCAGACACTCCGAGTGCATGCGGACGAGCACCTCGCCGGCGCCCTCCACCTCGCCCTTCACCATCGCCACGTGGTCGTGCTGATCCACCTCGTTGCGGTAGGCGATGATGCGCCATTCGCCGAACGGGGTGGGGATGACGGCCTCCACCTCGCGGTGCACCAGGCGCTCGCGCTTCAGGCGGTGCGCGACGATCTGGGCGACGGTGATGAACTTCAGCCCGTGCTTGGCCGCGAACTCCTCCAGCTCCGGCCGGCGCGCCATCGTCCCGTCATCGTTCAGGATCTCACAGATCACGCCCGCCGGCGTCAGCCCCGCCATGCGGGCCAGGTCCACCGACGCCTCCGTCTGCCCCACGCGGCG includes:
- a CDS encoding bifunctional 3,4-dihydroxy-2-butanone-4-phosphate synthase/GTP cyclohydrolase II, with translation MAETPMPRRDEQVPDERVEKMPFDSVEEALQDIRDGKMVIVADDEDRENEGDLVCAASAITPEIINFMATHGRGLICLALTAERADELDLRAMSDHNTEAQGTAFTVSVDAAARFGVTTGISASDRAKTIQVCIDPESVPMDLRRPGHVFPLRARAGGVLRRVGQTEASVDLARMAGLTPAGVICEILNDDGTMARRPELEEFAAKHGLKFITVAQIVAHRLKRERLVHREVEAVIPTPFGEWRIIAYRNEVDQHDHVAMVKGEVEGAGEVLVRMHSECLTGDVFHSMRCDCGEQLDAAMRRIDQEGRGVIVYLRQEGRGIGLVNKLRAYNLQDEGMDTVQANEALGFLPDLRDYGIGAQILLDLGLTTVRFLTNNPKKIVGLDGYGLSVAEQVPLEIAPNPHNHEYLATKRDKMGHLLPA
- a CDS encoding glycosyltransferase family 4 protein, which gives rise to MKVLVVNWQDRENPLSGGAETHLHEIFGRLAARGHEVTLLVSGWEGAPKRVQLDGMDVHRVGSRHTFNVVCPGYYRRHLAERGFDVVVEDLNKVPVFARFWSRSPLVLLVHHLFGTTAFREAAAPFAAATWLLERPIGLVYRGVPTEAVSESTADDLVARGLRREDIAIIHNGVDLAVFHPDPAVHRATEPTFLFIGRLKRYKRVDLAVEAIARLKGEGVAARLQIAGRGDEEPRLRALVERMGLEDRVSFEGFVSEERKRDLMRRAWATVLPSPKEGWGITNIEAAACGTPAVVSDSPGLRESVVHGRTGLIVPHADVPALADALRSLAADRAEMERLGRGALEFAAGFTWDASAEQTEAHLEAVIAGARGAPSPSPSPKTAWGRGA
- the ribH gene encoding 6,7-dimethyl-8-ribityllumazine synthase, which gives rise to MIEHSGFLRGDGRRFGIVVGRFNELVTKQLLAGARDCLLRHGVDDDAIEAVWVPGAWEIPGALRLLERTGRFDALIALGAVIRGGTPHFDYVAGAAANGTAAVGADAKVPVVFGVLTTDSIEQAIERAGTKAGNKGWDAAMVALEMADLYARFAAEEAK
- the nusB gene encoding transcription antitermination factor NusB, whose protein sequence is MRNRSRARGWALQALYAWEVKGSTVDSGMRVLTELFDELRVSASNRPYAEILVRLVVANIKQIDSDIEESLTNWRMNRLAVIDRNVLRLGVAEMRFVDDVAPRMTIREMVQLAEKYGTNESPRFVNGVLDAVMRRIAPGEAAGAP